In Pseudonocardia cypriaca, a single genomic region encodes these proteins:
- a CDS encoding phytoene desaturase family protein, with protein sequence MEIADAVVIGGGHHGLVAAAVLADAGWDVCLLEATDVLGGAVRSAELHPGFTADLFSAFYPLAAVSPVLRALDLGSCGLRWAHAPSVLAHPARSDGAPAAVLHRDRERTAAALEPCDGEAWLRLCEQWDAVGEAVLRSLFTAFPPVRGPLQLLRRIGTADALRLARFLALPVRRMGEELFAGERARLLLAGNAAHADIPPDAAGSGMFGWLLAMLGQHGGFPVPVGGAGELVTALARRARAAGAALRTGERVERIDVRGGRAVAVHCATGRTVRVRRAVIADVAAPTLYRDLLPAAAVPSRLRADLDHFAWDTPVVKVNWALDGPIPWVNPGVGEAGTVHVGADGPGITRWAADIESGTVPATPFLLLGQMTTTDATRSPAGTESAWAYTHLPRDLADDAAAGGLADRVDEVVEAFAPGFRERVLHRMVQLPRDLQAADANLVHGAVGGGTMQLHQQLVFRPVPGLGRAETVVDGLYLGSASAHPGGGVHGVCGWLAARAALADQGLLGGLRRRVVSAALELVYRDSPSAR encoded by the coding sequence ATGGAGATCGCCGATGCCGTCGTGATCGGTGGCGGGCACCACGGCCTCGTCGCGGCGGCGGTGCTGGCCGACGCCGGCTGGGACGTGTGCCTGCTGGAGGCCACCGATGTGCTCGGCGGCGCGGTCCGCTCGGCCGAGCTGCATCCCGGGTTCACCGCCGACCTGTTCAGCGCCTTCTACCCGCTCGCGGCGGTCTCGCCGGTGCTGCGGGCCCTCGACCTCGGCAGCTGCGGGTTGCGCTGGGCCCACGCCCCGTCCGTCCTCGCCCACCCGGCCCGTTCCGACGGCGCCCCGGCCGCCGTCCTGCACCGGGACCGGGAGCGCACGGCCGCTGCGCTGGAGCCCTGCGACGGTGAGGCGTGGCTGCGGCTCTGCGAGCAGTGGGACGCCGTCGGAGAGGCGGTGCTCCGCTCGCTGTTCACCGCCTTCCCGCCGGTGCGCGGGCCGTTGCAGCTCCTGCGCCGCATCGGCACGGCGGACGCGCTGCGCCTCGCGCGGTTCCTCGCGTTGCCGGTGCGGCGGATGGGGGAGGAGCTCTTCGCCGGCGAGCGCGCGCGGCTGCTGCTCGCCGGGAACGCCGCGCACGCCGACATCCCGCCGGACGCTGCGGGGAGCGGCATGTTCGGCTGGTTGCTCGCGATGCTGGGGCAGCACGGCGGCTTCCCGGTGCCGGTGGGCGGGGCGGGGGAGCTCGTCACCGCGCTCGCCCGGCGCGCACGGGCCGCCGGTGCCGCGCTGCGGACCGGGGAGCGGGTCGAGCGGATCGACGTGCGCGGCGGCCGGGCCGTGGCCGTGCACTGCGCGACCGGCCGCACCGTGCGGGTCCGGCGAGCCGTGATCGCCGACGTCGCGGCGCCCACGCTCTACCGCGACCTCCTTCCGGCGGCCGCGGTGCCGTCGCGGCTCCGCGCCGACCTGGACCACTTCGCATGGGACACGCCCGTCGTCAAGGTCAACTGGGCACTGGACGGGCCGATCCCGTGGGTCAACCCCGGGGTCGGCGAGGCGGGCACCGTGCACGTGGGCGCTGACGGACCGGGTATCACGCGGTGGGCGGCGGATATCGAGTCGGGCACCGTTCCGGCCACGCCGTTCCTGCTGCTCGGGCAGATGACCACCACCGACGCCACGCGGTCCCCGGCCGGCACGGAGAGCGCGTGGGCCTACACGCACCTCCCGCGCGACCTCGCCGACGACGCCGCGGCAGGCGGGCTGGCGGATCGGGTCGACGAGGTCGTCGAGGCGTTCGCGCCGGGCTTCCGGGAGCGGGTGCTGCACCGGATGGTCCAGCTGCCGCGGGACCTGCAGGCCGCCGACGCGAACCTCGTGCACGGCGCGGTGGGCGGGGGAACGATGCAGCTGCACCAGCAGCTCGTCTTCCGGCCGGTGCCGGGCCTCGGCCGGGCGGAGACGGTGGTCGACGGGTTGTACCTGGGCAGCGCTTCGGCGCATCCCGGCGGGGGCGTGCACGGCGTGTGCGGCTGGCTCGCAGCCCGTGCCGCGCTCGCCGACCAGGGGCTGCTCGGGGGGCTCCGGCGCCGCGTCGTGTCGGCGGCGCTGGAGCTGGTCTACCGGGACTCGCCCTCGGCGAGGTAG
- a CDS encoding nuclear transport factor 2 family protein encodes MNTRETVDELLRRVAAGDPEGIGQLFADEVDWKLDWPDGDYAQTVPWIRPRSTRADAADNFREIAEHHVPGESDARVHAVLVDGADAVVLGEVAHTAKPTGRSYVAAFALHLTVVDGLVTRYHIYEDSLAVAQAFGVA; translated from the coding sequence GTGAACACACGAGAGACGGTCGACGAGCTCCTGCGCCGCGTTGCAGCGGGCGACCCGGAGGGGATCGGGCAGCTGTTCGCCGACGAGGTCGACTGGAAGCTGGACTGGCCCGACGGCGACTACGCGCAGACCGTTCCGTGGATCCGCCCCCGCAGCACGAGGGCCGACGCCGCCGACAACTTCCGGGAGATCGCCGAGCACCACGTCCCGGGCGAGAGCGACGCGCGCGTCCACGCCGTGCTCGTCGACGGGGCGGACGCCGTGGTGCTGGGCGAGGTCGCACACACCGCCAAGCCGACCGGCCGCAGCTACGTCGCCGCGTTCGCGCTCCACCTGACCGTCGTGGACGGGCTCGTCACCCGCTACCACATCTACGAGGACAGCCTCGCCGTCGCGCAGGCGTTCGGGGTGGCGTGA
- a CDS encoding 2,4'-dihydroxyacetophenone dioxygenase family protein has product MTEHAPDFLVQTADLPWVPQGSNNVWFKPIRINLKKGTWVNLLKVARSGVVNRHRHLAEVEGWVLQGKWHYIEHDWQASPGAYVYEPPGDVHTLVADVEDESQPMLTLFSIHGPIEYMDADGNLAYVETAETKLKRYTDYCKEAGIEPADIVF; this is encoded by the coding sequence ATGACCGAGCATGCGCCCGACTTCCTCGTGCAGACCGCCGACCTGCCCTGGGTGCCGCAGGGTTCGAACAACGTCTGGTTCAAGCCGATCCGGATCAACTTGAAGAAGGGCACCTGGGTCAACCTGCTGAAGGTGGCCAGGAGCGGTGTCGTGAACCGGCACCGCCACCTCGCAGAGGTCGAGGGCTGGGTGCTGCAGGGCAAGTGGCACTACATCGAGCACGACTGGCAGGCATCGCCCGGCGCGTACGTCTACGAGCCGCCCGGGGACGTGCACACGCTCGTCGCCGACGTCGAGGACGAGTCACAGCCGATGCTCACCCTGTTCTCCATCCACGGCCCCATCGAGTACATGGACGCCGACGGCAACCTCGCCTACGTCGAGACGGCCGAGACGAAGCTCAAGCGCTACACCGACTACTGCAAGGAAGCCGGGATCGAGCCGGCGGACATCGTCTTCTAG
- a CDS encoding LysR family transcriptional regulator, which yields MRLEWLVSFLAVVDTGSFVAAAEATHRSQPRISMHVAALERGVGIPLFNRRKRPVELTEAGKALADHARSILHEVEATEAAMAAWRGGARGVVTLGSHPSASAAFVPHVLREAARTSPDVRVVLVERSTIELDEALAAGELDLCIRPVSPAPARASVRRHVLWAEPLVALHPPGHPLSELPDPLPVAEVAAHPLLSIGRLDAPETGEFESYQRFRECGYELEPVQATNQPQTLMALVRHGLGVGITNSLAAQVTDTSGVCVRRLEGGAGRRVAVHWDSARHLTAAARTLLQQVVRQPRPEGTEPAPDPGSE from the coding sequence ATGCGGCTGGAGTGGCTGGTCTCGTTCCTCGCCGTGGTCGACACGGGCAGCTTCGTCGCCGCGGCGGAGGCCACCCACCGCTCCCAGCCGCGGATCAGCATGCACGTCGCCGCGCTGGAACGCGGCGTGGGCATCCCGCTGTTCAACCGGCGCAAGCGGCCCGTCGAGCTGACGGAGGCGGGCAAGGCGCTCGCCGACCACGCCCGCTCGATCCTGCACGAGGTGGAGGCCACCGAGGCCGCGATGGCGGCGTGGCGCGGCGGCGCCCGCGGCGTCGTCACGCTGGGGAGCCACCCCAGCGCCAGCGCGGCGTTCGTGCCCCACGTGCTGCGCGAGGCCGCGCGCACCAGCCCGGACGTGCGGGTCGTGCTGGTCGAGCGATCCACCATCGAGCTCGACGAGGCGCTCGCCGCCGGTGAGCTGGACCTGTGCATCCGGCCGGTGAGCCCGGCACCGGCCAGGGCGAGCGTGCGCCGCCACGTCCTGTGGGCAGAGCCCCTCGTCGCGCTCCACCCGCCCGGGCACCCGCTGTCCGAGCTGCCCGATCCGTTGCCGGTGGCCGAGGTCGCAGCGCACCCGCTGCTCTCGATCGGCCGCCTGGACGCGCCGGAGACCGGCGAGTTCGAGTCCTACCAGCGCTTCCGGGAGTGCGGGTACGAGCTGGAGCCGGTGCAGGCGACCAACCAGCCGCAGACCCTCATGGCGTTGGTGCGCCACGGCCTCGGGGTGGGCATCACCAACTCGCTCGCCGCGCAGGTCACCGACACGTCCGGCGTCTGCGTGCGCAGGCTGGAGGGCGGCGCGGGTCGCCGGGTGGCCGTCCACTGGGACTCCGCCCGCCACCTCACCGCCGCCGCCCGCACCCTCCTGCAGCAGGTCGTGCGGCAGCCTCGCCCCGAGGGGACGGAACCGGCGCCCGATCCGGGATCCGAATAG
- a CDS encoding SDR family oxidoreductase: MAPTSPFSLDGRLAMVTGAGSGIGRAIALGLASAGADLLLLSDRDNLGPVAEEARAAGAVVTTELLDLSDRPTRRAAAERLLDAHAVDILVNNAGLIRRAPATEFPDEDWYDVIEVNLNAAFELCRAAGRRMVARGSGKIVNVASMLSFQGGLLVPSYTASKHALAGLTRALANEWAPHGVNVNAIAPGYVATATTAALRNDPTRSAEILARIPAARWADPEDVAGSAVFLASPAADYVHGHVLAVDGGWLAR; encoded by the coding sequence GTGGCCCCCACCTCCCCCTTCTCCCTGGACGGCCGGCTGGCGATGGTCACCGGCGCCGGGTCCGGGATCGGCCGCGCGATCGCGCTCGGCCTCGCCTCGGCCGGCGCGGACCTGCTCCTGCTGTCCGACCGCGACAACCTCGGTCCCGTGGCCGAGGAGGCGCGGGCGGCGGGCGCGGTGGTCACCACCGAGCTGCTGGACCTCTCCGACCGGCCCACCCGCCGCGCGGCCGCCGAGCGCCTGCTCGACGCCCACGCCGTCGACATCCTGGTGAACAACGCCGGCCTGATTCGCCGGGCCCCGGCCACCGAGTTCCCCGACGAGGACTGGTACGACGTCATCGAGGTGAACCTGAACGCCGCGTTCGAGCTGTGCCGCGCCGCCGGGCGGCGGATGGTCGCCCGCGGCTCCGGGAAGATCGTCAACGTCGCGTCGATGCTCAGCTTCCAGGGCGGGCTCCTCGTCCCCTCGTACACGGCGAGCAAGCATGCACTCGCCGGGCTCACCCGCGCCCTCGCCAACGAGTGGGCGCCCCACGGCGTGAACGTCAACGCGATCGCGCCCGGCTACGTCGCCACCGCCACCACCGCGGCGCTGCGCAACGACCCCACCCGCAGCGCCGAGATCCTCGCCCGCATCCCGGCCGCCCGCTGGGCCGATCCCGAGGACGTCGCCGGCTCCGCGGTCTTCCTCGCCTCCCCCGCCGCCGACTACGTCCACGGCCACGTCCTGGCCGTCGACGGGGGCTGGCTCGCGCGTTAG
- a CDS encoding ANTAR domain-containing protein produces MGRTTAEVDVGVELAALVVTTASLDELLVGIAELTAGAVPAAVSASVAVTAPAWSGHAIAVDERAALLEALQRQHGAGPGLDALQAACAVEAADLRTERRWPAFAHAAAGARVLAVRAVPMLVRDGAPIGVLTVYGTAPDAFDPADRTLADRIAGFATVAVTGTMRSYDDTALSARLRQALVSRSAIDQAIGIVMAEQNCSPEKALAFLRVTAGSRGTTLQLIAADFVALTEATALSRR; encoded by the coding sequence GTGGGGCGGACAACTGCAGAGGTGGACGTCGGGGTCGAGCTCGCGGCGCTGGTGGTGACGACGGCATCCCTCGACGAGCTCCTCGTGGGGATCGCCGAGCTCACGGCCGGTGCGGTGCCGGCAGCGGTGTCCGCGAGCGTGGCGGTCACGGCCCCGGCGTGGAGCGGGCACGCCATCGCCGTCGACGAGCGGGCGGCCCTGCTCGAGGCGCTGCAACGGCAGCACGGCGCGGGCCCGGGCCTGGACGCCCTGCAGGCGGCGTGCGCGGTCGAGGCCGCCGACCTGAGGACCGAGCGGCGCTGGCCCGCGTTCGCCCACGCCGCAGCCGGCGCCCGTGTTCTCGCGGTCCGGGCCGTCCCGATGCTCGTCCGTGACGGCGCCCCGATCGGCGTGCTCACCGTCTACGGGACCGCGCCGGACGCGTTCGACCCGGCGGACCGCACGCTGGCCGACCGGATCGCCGGCTTCGCCACGGTGGCCGTCACGGGGACGATGCGCAGCTACGACGACACCGCGCTGTCCGCCCGCCTGCGCCAGGCGCTGGTCTCCCGATCGGCGATCGACCAGGCGATCGGCATCGTCATGGCCGAGCAGAACTGCTCGCCGGAGAAGGCGCTCGCCTTCCTGCGGGTGACGGCGGGCAGCCGCGGCACGACCCTGCAGCTGATCGCAGCCGATTTCGTCGCCCTCACCGAGGCGACCGCGCTGAGCAGGCGCTAA
- a CDS encoding STAS domain-containing protein, translating into MMSTEWRSGTGSALLHPEPAPVDVSAFVPSPRPESHPRAVPGPEEPLDVRLHAPSPDTVIVRVIGPLDGRSGATLAVRVRQQLHRAPHVILDLTSVTWLDLRVGIELRALRATATDCGTQLHVAAENERVVEGLRLIGLGEHVVPGTADAVLACIAPRNG; encoded by the coding sequence ATGATGAGCACCGAATGGAGATCCGGCACGGGCAGCGCGCTGCTCCACCCGGAACCGGCGCCGGTGGACGTGTCGGCGTTCGTGCCATCCCCGCGGCCGGAGAGCCATCCCCGTGCCGTCCCCGGTCCGGAAGAGCCGCTCGACGTGCGGTTGCACGCGCCGTCGCCCGACACCGTCATCGTGCGCGTCATCGGTCCGCTGGACGGGCGCAGCGGCGCGACACTGGCCGTGCGGGTCCGGCAGCAGCTGCACCGGGCGCCCCACGTCATCCTGGACCTCACCTCGGTGACGTGGCTGGACCTGCGGGTGGGGATCGAGCTGCGCGCCCTGCGCGCCACGGCCACCGACTGCGGCACCCAGCTGCACGTCGCCGCCGAGAACGAGCGGGTCGTCGAGGGGCTCCGGCTGATCGGCCTTGGCGAGCACGTCGTCCCCGGCACCGCCGATGCCGTCCTCGCGTGTATCGCACCCCGTAACGGTTGA
- a CDS encoding GAF and ANTAR domain-containing protein, producing MAEGPDRDDTAAELAALLLSTESFDDLLRAVAQLAVQLVDGASTASITLAERGRVITVATADPRATRIDQHQYELGTGPCLDALRSASVVHVADVRRERRWSGFDAVMLSHGMRSALAVPLVVRDGAVGVLNLYASAPGGFDEPDQQLARALAAHAAVALTAALRTYDQVSLTDNLRIALSSRSVIDQAIGIVMGRQQCSADQAFDVLRKVSQQRNTKLRHVATELVTAVTRAAGEDGR from the coding sequence ATGGCAGAAGGTCCGGATCGGGACGACACAGCGGCCGAGCTGGCGGCGCTGTTGCTGTCCACGGAGTCGTTCGACGACCTGTTGCGTGCTGTGGCTCAGCTCGCCGTCCAGCTCGTCGACGGGGCGTCGACGGCCAGCATCACCCTGGCCGAGCGGGGCCGGGTGATCACCGTGGCCACGGCCGACCCGCGGGCCACCCGCATCGACCAGCACCAGTACGAGCTGGGCACCGGACCGTGCCTGGACGCCCTCCGCAGCGCCTCCGTGGTGCACGTCGCCGACGTGCGCCGGGAGCGGCGGTGGAGCGGGTTCGACGCGGTCATGCTGAGCCACGGCATGCGGAGCGCGCTCGCCGTTCCGCTCGTGGTCCGCGACGGCGCCGTGGGCGTGCTCAACCTCTACGCGAGCGCACCCGGCGGGTTCGACGAGCCCGACCAGCAGCTGGCGCGGGCGCTCGCCGCCCATGCCGCGGTCGCGCTGACCGCGGCCCTGCGCACCTACGACCAGGTCAGCCTCACCGACAACCTGCGCATCGCCCTGTCGTCCCGCTCGGTGATCGACCAGGCGATCGGGATCGTGATGGGCCGCCAACAGTGCTCGGCCGACCAGGCCTTCGACGTACTGCGCAAGGTGTCGCAGCAGCGCAACACCAAGCTGCGCCACGTCGCCACCGAGCTCGTCACGGCGGTGACCCGTGCCGCCGGGGAGGACGGGCGCTGA